ACAAATTGAACTTACAACATAGGACTGACTGATATGCATCTCACTTATAGCGACACGTCCAAAATATAGATCAGCATCAAAATTGTACTAACCTTGTATATTGGTGGATCCCATTCAAAAACCAGACTGTATTTCGGTACAGAGACATGACATCAAGTGAACAGCAACCACCCTAGTAAAAAGTGAACCAGATAGCCAGTCAACCACTGTGACAGATCAAAATCACATGAAACAGATGTGAAAGGAGCACTTACTGCTCTCTGCCGTTCCTGCGTGGGAACGACACTTACAACACACACCCACTGTGACTTAAGTCAAAGGGACTTTAGTTAAAGTTATATCAGTTCATTCAATTACATGTCACGTAGCGCGCGTCTGGCTGAGTGGGACACAAATCTACATTAACCAATCCAGATGCCCGCGAGCTGTGATGACGCGTCTCAGCTCGGGTGCTCGGGAGGGCGGAGTCaaacttttttgtctttttttttttcaccctggCCTCACTTGACGAAGGATAGATATGTGTTCAGCCGGACTGTTTGACCCTCTGTGAGGGTTAAAGGGCATATTATTTAATCTTCTAACAGAGTCTGCGGCTCTTGGCGCCGGGTCAAAATGGTAAGTGCTTGGCTGTTGTTCTGTGCGCGTGACTGTAGCTGGAAGAAAGCCCTCACCTGTAGCACCTGCTGACAGGTAGCTAACGCTCCTACCCGCACCTCGCCTCACCTACGCCACTTCCTTATGCAATAAGGGCATttgtggatttttattttttttgtatcttaaTAAGGCTGTATCTTATTTTTATCGGGACTTTTTTAAACTTCATTGTGTACCACTAAAGTGGCACTTTTGGCGATAGTCGGAAGTGAGATGCGCGTTTCCTTAACCGGTTCATTCAGTAAAACAGGTTTTGTTAGCTTTAGTCATCGAGCCCTTCCCTTGTGATAGTTTAATGATTTACATGGTAATTTCCCTCTGGAGTGACTACTCTGGACGCTCACCTAAACATTCGAGTAAACAATCCGGCAGGCATAGTGTTTGTTTTCAATGTAGCCAGACCTGCTCAGAAACATGTCCTCTAaactttgaaaatacacaaaccCCATTTTTCCCTCTGTGGGGATAGTGAAAAGCCATACTTGTTAATGAGTAATGCCACATAGGACTCAAACTCTTCAAcccttggtgtgtgtgtgtgtgtgtgtgtgtgtgtgtgtgtgtgtgtgtgtgtgcgcgcgcgtgtgtgtgtgtgtggctagTTTGAGATTGTCCCTTGGAATACCTTTGTGACATGATGAATCTTCCCACTGATgacatttgtgtctttagaTTCGCTTCCTGCTGCTTTTCAGTCGGCAGGGGAAGCTGCGCCTGCAGAAGTGGTTCACGCCCATTTTGGAACGTGAGAAGAAGAAGATCATCAGGGACATGACCACCATTGTGTTGGCACGGAAACCACGTACCTGCAACTTCATGCAATGGAAAGACCTGAAGATTGTTTACAAAAGGTGAGTCTCACCCACACGTTTGTTGATGCTGCTTGAATTAGTAATTGTGTTTCTTTTGCGAGTGCACCAGTCACTGTATTTTTCACTAAAAGTTGTTTGTGTATTGTATATTATTTGCCCATACATGCTGTCCACATCCTCTCAGGTATGCAAGCTTATATTTCTGCTTGGCTGTGGAGAACCAGGAGAATGAGCTCCTAGCCCTGGAGGTTATTCATCGCTACGTGGAGCTGCTGGACAAATACTTTGGCAATGTATTTCAATCTCCTATATTTGATACAACCATACAACCCGTAATGTTGGAATTTAATAGCTGCTTGAATCTTTCGGGCTGTACAGTTTGTGTCAAGCTGTGACCACAATAATCAACATCTTACCTCCTCACaggtgtgtgagctggacaTAATCTTTAACTTTGAGAAGGCCTATTTTATCCTGGATGAGTTTTTAATGGGAGGAGAGATACAAGAAACCTCCAAACAGATTGTGAACCGCTCCATTGATGCTTCGGATATGTTACAGGAGGTGAGGTTTCGCTGGCACACACGctcgcatgcacacacatgagCACAAAAGTATGCAAATGCACACAGTGTGTCTAGCAGGTGCAGTGTGAGCCTGTAACATCTGTTGCATGGCTCAGTGCTCCTAAAGCAAAAGTGACATGTTTTCAAATCCCCTTTGATTCaattacttttttctttcttggttGTCGTTAAggagtttgttatttttgttttaaagcatCCAGATTCCTAATATTGGTGTTTAACATGTTTCTGATGAGCAGCACTTCTTCATGAATGATATATTAAGCTCAGATTTGGGAGGTTTATTGCGTGAGCGTGAACTAGTTGGTGTCTAGTAGGGACTTAAATTAACGGTGGTGCTGCTGGATCCCTGTTGCGCCTTTTTCTCCTCCGTAgttaatggccctgtcacactgttgcgtatgagagaagcgtatgagttgcgtatgaaaatcaataatataattttcatacgcacgaaaagtccttgaaaataaagaatgactagcgtatgagtagcatatgaactgcgcatgcccagcgtacgtttcaacgcgcctatatcagcagcctttccacattgctccattactgcagtagacgacgcgctatcaacatctctcgagacattcatctcgatcatgcctcccaagaagcaatcgtcgtttgcccgggccctgggccgaggaaaaggcaaaaaaacacaagaatcattctcacccaaacctgctgaaatgcctgatgcacctgcggctgatgagttacatgcttctgagcgatcaagatccccaactcctcctcctgaccgctcccgtgaatcgtcggttgcctgccgcctccatctccgcccgtctggcggagatggaggcggcagacgggcggaggctataaatacgctagctgtacggtacaccttcatgccaacatatggcaatttatgtccagcgttctcgacctatcagtaacgtacctatatcgtacctctagcgtattcagcgtatgcctagcgtatgcttagcgtattaaccatacgcacaaaagttttgagcatgttcaaaaaaatttttctgcctcagcgtatgccaacgtatgccagcgtgcttgaaacgtatacaacctatgcctaacgttcccctggcgtatgtcagcgtataccagcgtatgagtgataattttcatacgcaactcatatgcttctctcatacgcaacagtgtgacagggccttaaaAGCCATGCTGTTCCCCGCTCTTTCTTCATAGATTTatgcttctgctgctgcttgtCTTGCCCCTCCATGTGTGcctatctgtctctccctcAGCCAGTGGTTTTTTGCGAGCGAGAGACAGATTCTTCTGGTATGTGGCGTAAACCTTAGTTTTTGGCTGAAGCttcccgcccccccccccccccccccccccctctcaccACCCCCATAGGCTCATGGCTCTGTGTGGTACGGTAGTTGAACTGGGTGTGTTGTTCTGTGCTTCCGTGGTAGGGCTGACTAACACTTCTAATCTAGAGCTGGATTGTGTTCAGCGTAGCCTCTCATTCATTTTGACTATTATCGCTTCAGGATGACAGCAGTGAGTGGTTTGAGGTGGAGCTGTTTGGATGACCTTGAATTTGGACAGACAGGTTAGATGCTCTGCTTGTGCTAGTTACCCACTGTGTGTTGGTGTGCTCAGCATTTAATGAACTAGCTGGTGTGTAGCTGTGTGCAGTAAATATTGAATGCATTACAAGGCACTCTTCTTCATCCATTTtaaagcctgttttttttttctccccttttctcctctttttcttttatgccTTTTCTCAGACCATGGAGGAGTATATGAGCAAACCTGCATTTTAAAAAAGACTAGCGGCAGCGAGGAATGCAGGAGCCGGATGGTACTGTACACGAGTCAAAGAAGTTTTTGAAAATTACTTTTTTctactccttcttcttcttagtTCTACTGAGTATCTTAAAGGAGGTAAATGGCATATTGAGTGCTCGCTGTCTGCCTGAAGCGTGGGCGAGTCGGGATCGTTTTAACATTAATTGCTGTTATTTGATTCTAATGAAGTGGTAGCAGGCGTGGGTGGGGTCTGAAAATGGTATCAGTGAAGGGATTTTTAAATCTACAACCATGTAGCATTCACATCTAAATCCTGCATTAATATATTTGAAGAGAATGATGTCACTGCCCACGatctgatttttctttttggaacgtgTTGTGACACAAATATTTTCCACAGCACACGTTTCTGTCTTCGCCACCTTTCTCACCAGCaaaaacaacagtttttttGACAGATTTATTCCAGTTTCCAATCTGTGTAACAACATGTGTGGGactgtagctttttttttcttcttttttttttataatgtgCAACTCACAACAtcatgattaaaatgtttattttgataAATTGTCTGCTCTGAGTGTTTGTCATTATAGTGCGTCTTCTCTCCTCCTCGCTGagggaaccccccccccccccccacccccccccgtggtgtcgtgtgtgtgtgagttcaaTAAGGCAACACAACTCggcaagaagaaaaataatagcGCTGATGCTTTATTCATCTGTGATCGATCACACAATTTTTTTGAACATGTACAAAATGGTTTAAAAATGAGCATACATAGCACAACCACTGTTAGGCCAACAACACAGAGCTTCGCAGTATGAAAGGGTTAGAAGGCAGGTGACGGTCTGATATTTAGACTTGGAAATAATTACTCATGTTTTAACATTAAATCCACTAACCCTGAATATATCACGAGTCACAACAACACTCGTTCTCAGCCCAGCACACTGCCCTAACGAAAAATCCCTATAATATACCTTATGGTGCTCCTGTTGTTACTCTGTACGCTTGTGTTTTCGAAGGCCCAGTCAGAATTATACTTGATCATTTACATGAATATTCACATTTGCAATTGAATAGATTTGACACAATGAAAAATAAGCTTTTATTTAAACATTACTCGGCTGATTGTGTTTTCGGACCTAGGGTTGTGCACAAACTTTTATCAACATCACAATCTTAATTTCTCAGATTTGGTTTTAATTTGAATATTCATCATCTAGCTGAGAGCTCACATCCACTGGCTGAGACGACGACCTTCTGCCTCACTGCTTGCTCCTTTTAGTCTCCTGTGGGATGATTGAAATATTTCTAGAATGTTCTTGCAGCAAGTAGGGACTGTCATTGTTAAAATTCTATTCTACTTCTAAGATTGCTATAGTTCATTTTCGTTAGGGTGATATTAATACCAGATATAGTTCATATGATATAAATTTGTAAACTAGATCACGTCCACCAAACTTTATTTTTGAGACAGTATAAATACTATATTCATAACAATGCGTCTTGCAGGGGATCGGGCTACATCCCGGCCGTGTTCTTTTCACGGTGCTCCTTCTCCTCTTTTTCATTCACGGTTTGCGGAGCGGAGGTCTTGGCCGTCAACTCCTCTTCCCCCTCCATCTCTGTGGGTATCACCTTCTCCTCCGTGGCCTCCATGGTTTCCCTCTTGGCCACTGGCCTTTTCTCATTGTCCGCTTGCTCCATGTAGTCCTTCATGGCGCGCTCGTACAGCTCGTAGGGGAACTGTCCCTTCAGCTGCGCCTGGGTGTCCCGCTTGGTGATGGTGTTGGGATACTCTGTGAGGATTTTGGCCGCAAGGTACGTCGTCACCTCATCCTCTACGTCACCGTCGTCGTCATCGGCGCCACCGGCCTGACGTTTCAGGGGCATTTTGTTGAGCTCAGATAAAAATAGGTTCTCTCTGCGCCCGGAGGGAGGGGGGATTTTCACCACCGTTCCTGTGTTTATAGCAGGCTTGGATGCCGCTTGGATTCTGTCTGTGGGTGAAGAGGTCTTCATGGGTCTTTGCACCACGGGGTATTCGTTACTGATCGTCTCCACTCCGATTATGTCTAAAAAGTCCTCTCTGTCCATGTCGTCGGGAATGGGCTTGCTCTTCATCGGCAGCCTGCGGCTGAAGTACCTGATTTTAGGGGTTTGGCCGGCCGTGTAGCGGGAGGAGCCTTGGGGGTCGCGGTGGAACTTTCTGAGTTCCTCTGTGAGCAGCATATCGATAAGGTCCTGTGGGGGCACGTGGAGTTTGAGGGAGAGCTGCAACAACTCCTTCACAGTCCGAGGATCCACGATGGAGGGGCGGATCAGTCTCTTTTTCTGCTCCCCAGTCTGGTCCCTCTTCTGCGTCCGATCGCTCATCTCCAGGACCTTCAACAGGTAGTAATCTACGAGTTTAGTGTCATCGTCGGCTTCCTCTTGGTTCTGGCTGGCGCGGCGTTGCATCTCCTCCCGCTCCGACTCGTCCTGGTCACTGATCGCCCTCTCCATTTCTTCGTGGCTCCCGTTCACCATCTCCTCcgtctcctccctctcctccacGGGCACCCACTCCTCTCCTCCGGCCACGTCCTCGTAAGCCTGATTTCTCGGACTGAGcccgtcttcttcttcttcatcctcgTCCCCGAACACGTCTCTCTTCTGGCCGCCGACCCCGGGCATTCTTCCGAGCTCCTCAAAGATTGATCTTAAATTGGCAAGGCTCTGGGGAGTGTACTGCTCGTCCAGGTCCTCTGTCGCGCGTTTGGAAGCGTCCGTGTTTTCTTCATCTTCAAACATTAGCGGGTACTTCTTGTGGGGTCTTGGGAAATTACCGTAGTCTACCGGTGCGCTTTCGGGCATTTCAGTATCTTTGGTGCGGTGCCTGTGCGTTCGGCGGTCGTTCCTGGGCTCCGAAGCGGGGCTGAGCCTCGCGTCTTTCCCGGCCTGATCCTGGAGAGTCTTGAGCATGGCTTTCATCAGCTGCTCAGCGGTAATGCCCTGCCTCGGCATGCCGGGAGCAGGCTGACGGTCCCCAGGACCCTCGTCCTGCTGTGCAGCGAGCTGAAGCAGAACCCTGAATTTCTCCACTTCGTCGTAATCCACGGGTTCGGCTCTGCCCCCGTTTCGTTGTTTCAGGTTCTCAATGTACTCCAGGGCTTTGATCATGTCGGGGTTGGGTTGGTAGGCAGCCGGCTGCACCTCACTCTCCCCGCCTCGGAGCCTGTAGGGATGGGGGAGAGACGCAGACCGCACGGCGTATCCATGAAGGAGGAAGGCGAGCAGGACCGCGGCTCCCCCCGCGGGCAACTTGTGGTGGAAATGCAGCATTATAGGCTATTTATTACCTGCAAAACAAGAGTGTGACATGTTAGCGAAGCattggaaaaatgttttttttaatgttttaaaaaaataaaacaacgaATAATCTCAATCAAAATCGTACTCGAAATCAAGCAGTATCAGGCGCACGAGCGAGTCTGTTTTGATCCAGGATTTGTATTCCTATCAGGGAGTTACGCTCCGCAAATTGAATGATATGATGCTGTACGCGAGGAGATACATTCACATCACTGGATGAGTCACTCCCTGCGTTGTTATGGGAACCTCAACATCCGTTTTACTCCTGTCAGTATAGCTTATAAAccctcaattaaaaaaaaacaacaacaaacaaataacACTGCCTTCTACCTTATTCTACCACGGAAACAACATGTTGTCAACATCGACAGCAGAGGAAGCGTTTCA
The sequence above is drawn from the Odontesthes bonariensis isolate fOdoBon6 chromosome 14, fOdoBon6.hap1, whole genome shotgun sequence genome and encodes:
- the ap1s3b gene encoding AP-1 complex subunit sigma-3b isoform X1, producing MIRFLLLFSRQGKLRLQKWFTPILEREKKKIIRDMTTIVLARKPRTCNFMQWKDLKIVYKRYASLYFCLAVENQENELLALEVIHRYVELLDKYFGNVCELDIIFNFEKAYFILDEFLMGGEIQETSKQIVNRSIDASDMLQEDDSSEWFEVELFG
- the ap1s3b gene encoding AP-1 complex subunit sigma-3b isoform X2 codes for the protein MIRFLLLFSRQGKLRLQKWFTPILEREKKKIIRDMTTIVLARKPRTCNFMQWKDLKIVYKRYASLYFCLAVENQENELLALEVIHRYVELLDKYFGNVCELDIIFNFEKAYFILDEFLMGGEIQETSKQIVNRSIDASDMLQETMEEYMSKPAF
- the scg2b gene encoding secretogranin-2b — translated: MLHFHHKLPAGGAAVLLAFLLHGYAVRSASLPHPYRLRGGESEVQPAAYQPNPDMIKALEYIENLKQRNGGRAEPVDYDEVEKFRVLLQLAAQQDEGPGDRQPAPGMPRQGITAEQLMKAMLKTLQDQAGKDARLSPASEPRNDRRTHRHRTKDTEMPESAPVDYGNFPRPHKKYPLMFEDEENTDASKRATEDLDEQYTPQSLANLRSIFEELGRMPGVGGQKRDVFGDEDEEEEDGLSPRNQAYEDVAGGEEWVPVEEREETEEMVNGSHEEMERAISDQDESEREEMQRRASQNQEEADDDTKLVDYYLLKVLEMSDRTQKRDQTGEQKKRLIRPSIVDPRTVKELLQLSLKLHVPPQDLIDMLLTEELRKFHRDPQGSSRYTAGQTPKIRYFSRRLPMKSKPIPDDMDREDFLDIIGVETISNEYPVVQRPMKTSSPTDRIQAASKPAINTGTVVKIPPPSGRRENLFLSELNKMPLKRQAGGADDDDGDVEDEVTTYLAAKILTEYPNTITKRDTQAQLKGQFPYELYERAMKDYMEQADNEKRPVAKRETMEATEEKVIPTEMEGEEELTAKTSAPQTVNEKEEKEHREKNTAGM